The Trinickia acidisoli genome includes a window with the following:
- the leuA gene encoding 2-isopropylmalate synthase, with product MLRNPAVKYRPFPPVQLAGRKWPNRTIERAPTWMSTDLRDGNQALIEPMSIAQKLEFFEMLVAIGFKEIEVGFPSGSQTDFDFVRKLIDEQRIPADVTIEVLVQSRADLIARTFEALEGAPRAIVHQYNAIAPSFRRIVFNASKNDVKALAVESARLIKAETERRPGTHWTYEYSPETFSMTELAFAREVCDAVSAVWHPTPERKIIVNLPATVEAATPNVFADQIEWMDRNLAYRDGIVLSVHPHNDRGTAVAAAELALLAGADRIEGCLFGNGERTGNVDLVTLALNLYTQGIDPQLDFSDIDAVRRVVERCNAIAVHPRHPYAGELVFTAFSGSHQDAIRKGLAQQGDGIWEVPYLPIDPADVGRGYEAVIRVNSQSGKGGATYLLERGLGFAPPRRVQIEFSHVVQRIADDSGAEVTSDAVCALFSREYLDVSGPAERVDAAVRWRRREVARIDAASICDGGEAWVRAVTETISTAARERVQVCDYETVHTSDGRTAAFVACRVDGHDGRGAQGMRYGVGVDLNPATAAADALVSAVNRFEWDREREDEAAAA from the coding sequence ATGCTTCGCAACCCTGCCGTCAAATACCGCCCCTTTCCGCCCGTGCAATTGGCCGGACGCAAATGGCCCAACCGCACGATCGAGCGCGCCCCCACTTGGATGAGCACCGATCTGCGCGACGGCAATCAGGCGCTGATCGAGCCAATGAGCATCGCGCAAAAGCTCGAGTTCTTCGAGATGCTCGTCGCGATCGGCTTCAAGGAGATCGAGGTCGGTTTTCCGTCGGGCTCGCAGACCGATTTCGACTTCGTGCGCAAGCTCATCGACGAGCAGCGCATCCCCGCGGACGTGACGATCGAAGTGCTCGTGCAATCGCGTGCCGACCTCATCGCTCGCACCTTCGAGGCGCTCGAAGGCGCGCCACGCGCGATTGTCCATCAGTACAACGCGATCGCGCCGTCGTTCCGCCGCATCGTCTTCAACGCATCGAAGAACGACGTCAAAGCACTGGCCGTCGAGAGCGCTCGCCTGATCAAGGCGGAGACCGAGCGGCGGCCCGGCACGCACTGGACCTACGAGTATTCGCCCGAAACATTCAGCATGACCGAGCTCGCCTTCGCGCGCGAAGTCTGCGACGCCGTCAGCGCGGTCTGGCACCCGACGCCCGAGCGCAAGATCATCGTCAATCTGCCCGCGACGGTCGAAGCCGCGACGCCGAACGTCTTCGCCGACCAGATCGAGTGGATGGACCGCAATCTCGCCTACCGCGACGGCATCGTCCTGTCGGTGCATCCGCACAACGACCGCGGCACCGCCGTCGCCGCGGCCGAGCTCGCGCTCTTGGCCGGCGCCGACCGCATCGAAGGCTGTCTGTTCGGCAACGGCGAGCGCACCGGCAACGTCGATCTCGTCACGCTCGCGTTGAATCTCTACACGCAAGGGATCGACCCGCAGCTCGACTTTTCCGACATCGATGCGGTGCGCCGCGTCGTCGAGCGCTGCAACGCGATCGCTGTCCATCCCCGCCATCCGTATGCAGGCGAGCTTGTGTTCACGGCCTTCTCGGGCTCCCATCAGGACGCGATCCGCAAGGGGCTCGCGCAGCAGGGCGACGGCATCTGGGAGGTGCCGTATCTGCCGATCGATCCGGCCGACGTCGGCCGCGGATACGAAGCGGTCATCCGCGTCAACAGCCAATCGGGCAAAGGCGGCGCCACCTACCTGCTCGAGCGCGGGCTCGGCTTTGCACCGCCGCGGCGCGTGCAGATCGAGTTCAGCCATGTCGTGCAGCGCATTGCCGACGATTCAGGCGCCGAAGTCACGAGCGACGCGGTTTGCGCACTGTTCTCGCGCGAATATCTCGACGTGAGCGGGCCGGCCGAACGCGTCGATGCCGCTGTCCGATGGCGCCGGCGAGAGGTCGCGCGTATCGACGCGGCTTCAATCTGCGACGGCGGAGAAGCGTGGGTGCGGGCCGTCACCGAGACGATTTCGACAGCCGCGCGCGAGCGCGTGCAAGTCTGCGATTACGAAACGGTCCACACGAGCGACGGGCGCACGGCAGCTTTCGTCGCGTGTCGCGTGGACGGCCACGACGGGCGAGGCGCCCAGGGTATGCGCTATGGCGTCGGCGTGGATCTGAACCCGGCGACAGCGGCGGCCGATGCGCTCGTGTCCGCCGTCAATCGATTCGAATGGGATAGAGAGCGCGAAGACGAAGCCGCCGCGGCTTGA
- a CDS encoding nuclear transport factor 2 family protein, with translation MAAKVIEAIRALERDRFRAMVDGDVPLLNQLLSESVSFVHTNGKRETKQQFIDAISAGHRRYRQIEVQSQDVVPVGSGTCVVTGRALLEMEANNGALLFPIAYTAIQAQEGGHWRLVAWHATRCALE, from the coding sequence ATGGCGGCAAAGGTGATCGAGGCGATTCGGGCGCTCGAGCGCGATCGGTTTCGCGCGATGGTGGACGGCGACGTCCCGCTGCTCAACCAATTGCTCTCGGAGAGCGTGAGCTTCGTCCATACCAACGGTAAGCGCGAGACCAAGCAGCAGTTCATCGATGCCATTTCCGCCGGCCATCGACGCTATCGGCAGATCGAGGTGCAATCTCAAGACGTGGTGCCCGTTGGCAGCGGCACTTGCGTCGTCACGGGCCGCGCGCTGCTCGAGATGGAAGCGAACAATGGCGCGTTGCTGTTCCCGATTGCCTATACGGCCATCCAGGCGCAAGAGGGCGGCCACTGGCGCCTCGTCGCTTGGCACGCGACGCGCTGCGCGCTCGAGTAG
- a CDS encoding acyloxyacyl hydrolase, whose translation MNKKNDLIPLKTAALRCVAAAALLGGAATAHAQASAAPSSDHTFGVQVALGVAEHKVKKADLGFVWDPGLNGGEIGGWHFSLTGEAHLSYWHTDEGTFHNDVYAFGVTPMVRFIKDAGAIRPYLEAGAGFRLLSHPTITDNYTLSTAFQFTEVIGVGAQFGARQQYQAGFRFQHISNGGIKEPNPGINFSQLYVQYNF comes from the coding sequence ATGAATAAGAAAAACGATTTGATCCCGCTCAAAACAGCAGCACTGCGATGCGTCGCGGCGGCGGCGTTGCTCGGCGGCGCGGCGACCGCTCACGCGCAAGCGTCGGCGGCGCCGTCGTCCGACCACACTTTTGGCGTCCAGGTTGCGCTCGGCGTGGCGGAGCACAAGGTCAAGAAAGCCGATCTCGGCTTTGTTTGGGATCCCGGTCTGAACGGGGGGGAGATCGGCGGCTGGCATTTCTCGCTGACGGGCGAGGCGCATCTTAGCTACTGGCACACGGACGAAGGGACGTTTCACAACGACGTCTATGCATTCGGCGTTACCCCGATGGTGCGCTTCATCAAGGATGCGGGCGCGATCCGTCCGTACCTCGAGGCGGGCGCCGGCTTTCGCCTGCTCTCGCATCCGACGATCACCGATAACTACACGCTGTCGACGGCGTTTCAGTTCACGGAAGTGATCGGCGTCGGCGCACAGTTTGGCGCGCGTCAGCAGTACCAGGCGGGGTTTCGCTTTCAGCACATCTCGAATGGCGGTATCAAAGAGCCGAATCCTGGTATAAATTTCAGCCAGCTATACGTGCAATACAACTTCTGA